In Musa acuminata AAA Group cultivar baxijiao chromosome BXJ2-8, Cavendish_Baxijiao_AAA, whole genome shotgun sequence, one genomic interval encodes:
- the LOC103994706 gene encoding uncharacterized protein LOC103994706 has protein sequence MPSQQRPTPASRVGRDAVARAVDALLKWLLRSSNTKRRLHDEADDDFVYLVLTLKKIPHRGRPFAFRVPLPRSPHSFACLLVDDRPKSALSPAAARAQVRDLALPVSNVLGLSELRSLCRSLAGSHDLFLADSRLAPLFPSLLGNLFFSKKKKKSKNKTPVPLDLALRSWPEELRRVCGSTLFHLGPGTCSLVKVGRASLGRDEVIDNVLAAIEGVVGHVPNKWKNVKCLHLKATESLALPLYRATQFGIRTEGSDDEEEEEEERGAEDEHEQDEGALDAIGDEQNRMKRTKNKSEKTKTNDATAIKRRKVKHGTE, from the coding sequence GGCGGGACGCCGTCGCCCGCGCGGTGGACGCCCTTCTCAAGTGGCTCCTCCGCTCCTCCAACACGAAGCGCCGCCTCCACGACGAAGCCGACGACGACTTCGTTTACCTGGTCCTCACGCTCAAGAAGATCCCCCACCGCGGTCGCCCCTTCGCCTTCCGCGTCCCCCTCCCCCGCTCCCCCCACtccttcgcctgcctcctcgtcGACGACCGCCCCAAGTCCGCCCTCTCCCCCGCCGCTGCCCGCGCCCAAGTCCGCGATCTCGCACTCCCCGTTTCCAACGTTCTGGGCCTCTCCGAGCTCCGCTCCCTCTGCCGCTCCCTCGCGGGCTCCCACGACCTCTTCCTCGCCGACAGCCGCCTCGCCCCCCTCTTCCCTTCCCTCCTCGGTAACCTCTTCttcagcaagaagaagaagaagagcaaaaacAAGACCCCCGTGCCGCTCGACCTCGCCCTCCGCTCGTGGCCGGAGGAGCTCCGGCGGGTATGCGGGTCGACGCTCTTCCATCTGGGGCCGGGCACTTGTAGCCTGGTCAAGGTGGGTCGGGCTTCCCTGGGGAGGGATGAGGTCATCGACAACGTGTTGGCCGCCATCGAGGGCGTCGTCGGGCACGTGCCGAATAAGTGGAAGAACGTGAAGTGCCTTCATCTGAAAGCGACCGAGTCGTTGGCATTGCCCCTCTACCGGGCGACGCAGTTCGGTATCAGAACTGAGGGTTCcgacgatgaggaggaggaggaggaagaacgaGGTGCCGAAGATGAGCACGAACAAGATGAGGGTGCGCTCGATGCCATCGGCGATGAGCAAAACAGGATGAAGAGGACCAAGAACAAATCAGAGAAGACGAAGACCAACGATGCGACGGCGATCAAGAGAAGGAAGGTTAAACATGGCACCGAGTGA